In the Arthrobacter zhaoxinii genome, one interval contains:
- the truB gene encoding tRNA pseudouridine(55) synthase TruB, giving the protein MRRLAGTRKVGHAGTLDPMATGVLVVGINKATRLLTYIVGTTKTYEATIRLGQSTVTDDAEGEVTSETIAAAVTDDEIRAAVADLTGDIQQVPSSVSAIKVNGERSYAKVRAGGEVNLPARPVTVSRFEVHDIRRENGGKVRDVDVTVDCSSGTYIRALARDLGAALGVGGHLTALRRTCVGPFSLEQASTLDELAEDLRVLDLDDAAADLFPVRSLSAAEAEDLSHGRRITAAGDGQPGPVAAVDPDGRVVGLLEEKGGQAKALLVFTPGNEKA; this is encoded by the coding sequence ATGCGGAGGCTGGCGGGCACCCGGAAGGTCGGACATGCAGGCACCCTGGATCCGATGGCTACCGGAGTGCTGGTGGTGGGCATCAACAAGGCAACCCGCCTGCTGACCTACATTGTCGGCACCACCAAGACCTACGAGGCCACCATCCGGCTCGGCCAGTCGACCGTCACGGACGACGCCGAGGGCGAAGTCACATCCGAGACCATTGCGGCCGCCGTGACGGACGACGAAATCCGCGCTGCGGTGGCGGACCTGACCGGCGACATCCAGCAGGTTCCCAGCAGCGTCAGTGCGATCAAGGTCAACGGCGAACGTTCCTACGCCAAGGTCCGGGCCGGGGGAGAAGTGAACCTGCCCGCCCGGCCGGTCACCGTCTCCCGCTTCGAGGTCCACGACATCCGGCGGGAAAACGGCGGCAAGGTCCGCGACGTCGACGTCACCGTCGACTGCTCCTCCGGCACCTACATCCGGGCCCTCGCCCGTGACCTCGGGGCCGCGCTGGGCGTCGGCGGGCACCTGACCGCCCTGCGCCGCACCTGCGTGGGACCGTTCAGCCTGGAGCAGGCCTCCACACTGGACGAGCTGGCCGAGGACCTGCGGGTCCTGGACCTCGACGACGCCGCCGCAGACCTGTTCCCGGTCCGCAGCCTCTCCGCCGCCGAGGCCGAGGATCTTTCGCACGGCCGCCGGATCACTGCCGCCGGCGACGGACAGCCCGGACCGGTGGCCGCCGTGGACCCGGACGGCCGGGTGGTGGGCCTGCTGGAGGAGAAGGGCGGGCAGGCCAAGGCGCTGCTGGTCTTTACTCCCGGAAACGAGAAAGCCTAA
- a CDS encoding DUF4345 domain-containing protein: protein MSNAEPTPGDRNSPSGDVPGTSAPRTGGTPSPAASTPDARSSRTTPGRQSGRKQAKPGRQPKAAKPFKSSDDWGVFRAVVIGVGILVAGFGLYNLITGTAGLPEVSGGEVNPTLESQYRFFAAMMVGVGAAFVAIAVKFQWANMLWLVCLMVFLGGIGRVLSWAFSGTPHFTFIVLMIVELAFPPALLVWHRFIAKTSDMRREFSQQAGGGAGDPGIAGGSR from the coding sequence ATGAGCAACGCAGAGCCAACACCGGGAGACCGGAACAGCCCTTCCGGCGACGTGCCGGGAACCTCCGCCCCGCGAACCGGGGGAACTCCGTCGCCGGCCGCTTCGACGCCTGACGCCCGGTCGTCCCGGACAACGCCGGGACGGCAGTCCGGGCGCAAGCAGGCAAAGCCCGGCAGGCAGCCCAAGGCCGCCAAGCCCTTCAAGAGCAGCGACGACTGGGGTGTCTTCCGCGCCGTCGTCATCGGCGTGGGCATCCTGGTGGCAGGCTTCGGCCTCTACAACCTCATCACCGGAACGGCCGGCCTGCCGGAAGTTTCCGGGGGAGAGGTGAATCCCACGCTGGAAAGCCAGTACCGGTTCTTCGCCGCCATGATGGTGGGCGTGGGTGCCGCGTTCGTGGCGATCGCCGTGAAGTTCCAGTGGGCAAACATGCTGTGGCTTGTCTGCCTGATGGTGTTCCTGGGCGGGATCGGCAGGGTGCTCTCCTGGGCGTTCTCCGGAACCCCGCACTTCACCTTCATTGTGCTGATGATCGTTGAACTCGCCTTCCCGCCGGCGCTGCTGGTCTGGCACCGGTTCATCGCCAAGACTTCTGACATGCGCCGCGAGTTCAGCCAGCAGGCAGGCGGCGGTGCCGGTGATCCCGGGATTGCGGGCGGTTCCCGGTAA
- a CDS encoding pyridoxal phosphate-dependent aminotransferase, translated as MAQLSPHVRNVPANQIREITQAAWATPDAVVLSIGEPGFPTPPHILEAARATLDRDETGYTPNAGIAPLRAAFARHAGAASGMDISPERVFITSGAQQGLHLALSLLLDAGDEVLVPNPGYPTFAMTAKLLHAVPVEYPLYPDNGFQPRIEDIEALLTPRTRVLLLNSPSNPLGAVFSRELTRSLVELARRHDLWIVSDECYEAFTFDVPHVSPLTFDGDAGERVITSLTLSKTYGLTGLRIGALVMPAGLEQVASTVMESIVSCVASPSQYAALAALTGPQDYVANASAHYRANRDAACAVLDGKGIPYLTARGAFYLWADMSSVTGGNVRAWTNRFLKEESVAVAPGTAFGSIGEGWIRIALCGDRAELLEGVRRLPLPGHPA; from the coding sequence ATGGCACAGCTCTCACCCCACGTCCGGAACGTCCCGGCCAACCAGATCCGTGAAATCACCCAGGCGGCGTGGGCCACGCCGGATGCCGTTGTCCTGAGCATCGGCGAACCGGGGTTCCCCACCCCGCCCCATATTCTTGAGGCGGCGCGGGCCACGCTGGACCGGGATGAAACCGGCTACACCCCCAACGCCGGCATCGCTCCCCTGCGCGCTGCGTTTGCACGGCATGCCGGGGCAGCGTCCGGAATGGACATATCTCCCGAGCGGGTGTTCATCACGTCCGGGGCGCAGCAGGGTCTGCATCTGGCCCTGAGCCTGCTCCTGGATGCCGGTGACGAGGTCCTGGTGCCCAATCCGGGCTATCCGACGTTCGCGATGACCGCGAAGCTGCTGCACGCAGTGCCGGTGGAATACCCGCTCTACCCGGACAACGGATTCCAGCCGCGGATCGAAGACATCGAGGCGCTGCTGACGCCGCGCACCCGGGTACTGCTGCTCAATTCCCCCTCCAACCCGCTGGGTGCCGTGTTCAGCCGCGAACTCACCCGGTCGCTGGTGGAGCTGGCACGGCGGCATGACCTGTGGATCGTGTCGGACGAATGCTACGAGGCCTTCACCTTCGATGTGCCCCACGTCAGCCCCCTGACGTTCGACGGCGACGCCGGCGAACGCGTCATCACCTCCCTCACACTGTCCAAGACCTACGGGCTGACCGGCCTGCGCATCGGTGCACTGGTGATGCCGGCAGGACTGGAACAGGTGGCGAGCACGGTGATGGAGTCCATCGTGTCCTGCGTGGCGTCGCCGTCGCAGTATGCGGCGCTGGCTGCCCTGACCGGTCCGCAGGACTACGTGGCCAACGCTTCCGCCCATTACCGGGCTAACCGGGACGCTGCCTGCGCCGTCCTCGACGGGAAGGGAATCCCCTATCTTACGGCCCGGGGCGCCTTCTACCTTTGGGCGGACATGTCTTCCGTCACCGGAGGAAACGTCCGCGCCTGGACCAACAGGTTCCTCAAGGAGGAATCGGTGGCCGTGGCCCCGGGGACGGCGTTCGGCTCCATCGGTGAGGGCTGGATCCGGATTGCACTCTGCGGGGACCGGGCGGAGCTGCTGGAGGGCGTGCGCCGGCTGCCGCTCCCCGGGCATCCTGCCTAA